A DNA window from Castanea sativa cultivar Marrone di Chiusa Pesio chromosome 7, ASM4071231v1 contains the following coding sequences:
- the LOC142644704 gene encoding uncharacterized protein LOC142644704: MGSQISKQVEKRKAIKTEKKCLCDLQGSCGPEFPGCEYRPTDRKNWMSQLNPEKLRVNQIVWPGTHDSATNKIGIPCISRPFAQCQNLSIYRQLVKGTRVLDIRVQEDRRVCHGILKTYSIDVVISDIKRFLSETQSEIIILEIRTEFGHEDPVDFDKYLVDQLGEFLIHQDDHAFGKTVAELLPKRVICVWKPRKSAHPKPGSPLWSGGYLKDNWIDTDLPSTKFESNLKHLSEQPPVSSRKFFYRVENTTTPQADNPILCVKPVTRRIHKYSRLFITQCFSRGFGDRLQIYSTDFIDEDFVDACVGVTHARIEGKAQI; the protein is encoded by the coding sequence atgGGTTCTCAGATCTCTAAGCAAGTGGAGAAAAGAAAGGCAATCAAAACTGAGAAGAAATGCCTGTGTGATCTCCAAGGAAGCTGTGGCCCTGAGTTTCCAGGGTGTGAATACAGGCCAACAGATAGAAAGAACTGGATGTCTCAGCTCAACCCAGAAAAGCTTCGGGTGAATCAGATAGTATGGCCTGGAACTCATGATTCAGCTACAAACAAGATTGGCATTCCATGCATATCTCGACCTTTTGCTCAATGTCAAAACTTGTCTATCTATCGTCAACTTGTGAAGGGTACAAGGGTTCTTGATATCAGGGTTCAAGAGGATCGTCGTGTGTGTCATGGAATCCTTAAAACCTATAGTATTGATGTTGTCATCAGTGATATCAAGAGGTTTTTGTCTGAGACACAGTCAGAGATTATAATCTTGGAGATTAGGACTGAGTTTGGTCATGAAGACCCTGTTGACTTTGATAAGTACTTAGTGGATCAGCTTGGAGAGTTCCTGATTCATCAGGATGATCATGCATTTGGAAAAACAGTGGCAGAGTTATTGCCAAAGAGAGTTATTTGTGTATGGAAGCCAAGGAAATCAGCTCACCCTAAGCCTGGGAGTCCCTTATGGAGTGGTGGGTATTTGAAGGATAATTGGATTGACACAGATTTGCCATCAACAAAGTTTGAGAGTAATTTGAAGCATTTGAGTGAGCAGCCACCAGTTTCATCAAGGAAATTCTTTTACAGGGTGGAGAACACTACCACACCACAGGCTGATAACCCAATTCTTTGTGTTAAGCCTGTGACTAGAAGGATTCACAAGTATTCAAGGTTGTTCATCACTCAGTGTTTCTCTAGGGGTTTTGGTGATAGGTTG